Proteins from a single region of Bacteroidota bacterium:
- a CDS encoding endonuclease/exonuclease/phosphatase encodes MNQKYFIAWWNVENLFDMQNSASRPAWLQSNLNSELSGWDSSVLSQKISQLAQIIMKMNDDKGPDILGLCEIENIAVLKMLQAALYPLNRKYAIAHVDMEDERGIDIAFIYDKTIFNYEEQFNYVVRKRSATRDIFQVNFKTNEAKDIVFIGNHWPAKSGGSLESEPYRIIAAETLSYWIERIHEIKGNNIAIVVMGDFNDEPFSRSITEYALSTHLEMKVRNSFSPRLLNLMWDIMSSGLGTYYYDNFANVLDQFLVSKAIVNENSDFKLAIDTNGKPIVKIEMFPEMVSGGDYPDPIRFGRPSSQYNASGFSDHYPISMILEEIN; translated from the coding sequence ATGAATCAAAAATATTTTATAGCATGGTGGAATGTAGAAAACTTATTCGATATGCAAAATTCTGCAAGCAGACCAGCATGGCTTCAAAGTAATCTGAACAGCGAACTTTCAGGATGGGATAGTTCTGTTTTATCTCAAAAAATCTCTCAGCTTGCACAAATCATCATGAAAATGAATGACGATAAAGGACCGGATATTCTTGGTTTGTGCGAAATCGAAAATATAGCTGTTCTAAAAATGCTTCAAGCTGCACTTTATCCCTTGAACAGGAAATATGCAATTGCTCATGTCGATATGGAAGATGAAAGGGGCATTGATATCGCATTTATTTACGATAAAACGATATTTAATTACGAAGAACAATTCAACTATGTTGTGCGAAAACGCAGCGCTACAAGAGATATTTTTCAAGTAAATTTCAAAACTAATGAAGCTAAAGATATTGTTTTTATAGGCAATCATTGGCCTGCAAAATCTGGCGGGAGTTTAGAAAGTGAGCCATATCGAATAATTGCTGCCGAAACACTAAGTTATTGGATAGAGAGAATTCATGAAATTAAGGGCAACAATATTGCGATTGTTGTTATGGGCGATTTCAACGACGAACCATTTAGCAGGTCAATTACCGAATATGCTTTAAGTACGCATCTTGAGATGAAAGTAAGAAATTCCTTTTCGCCACGATTGTTGAATCTTATGTGGGATATTATGTCATCAGGATTAGGAACATATTATTACGATAATTTTGCAAATGTATTAGACCAGTTTTTAGTTTCAAAAGCAATTGTAAATGAAAATAGCGATTTCAAACTTGCTATTGATACTAATGGAAAACCAATAGTGAAAATCGAAATGTTTCCCGAAATGGTTTCTGGTGGCGACTATCCCGACCCAATAAGATTTGGAAGACCCTCAAGTCAATATAATGCAAGCGGATTTAGCGACCATTATCCCATTTCTATGATTTTGGAAGAAATAAATTAA